CTATCGCAATGATTTCCGGCCCAGCGCAACGTTGCAAGAGCCGCACCTGATGGTCGCCGTCCCAATCATCGCCTCCGAAACCGATGCCGCTGCGCAAAGAATATTTACCTCCGCACAGCAGCGATTCCTCCGGCTGATCCGAAACCAGCCAGTCGAGCTGCTTCCGCCGGTCGATTCCATGGAGCCGCTCTGGCGCGAATTTGAAAGGGAAGCCGTAGACGCTCGCCTCGCCGAGGCGATTGTCGGGTCGGAGTCGACCGTGCAGGCCGGACTGGAACGCCTCGTAAGCGAGACAAACGCCGATGAAATCATTGTTGTGACCGACACCTACGAGCATCAGGACCGGCTCGACTCGTACCGGCGCGTCGCAGCCATCGCAAGCAGGACCAACTCTGGCGCCCGAAGCGCGCCCGTGCGCTGAGGAAGGATTTCTGGTGGCGGAGGGCGGGATCGAACCGCCGACCTACGGGTTATGAATCCGTCGCTCTAACCATCTGAGCTACTCCGCCGGGAGGGTACTGCAAGGCAGGGGGGCGCAACGAGGCGCCTATATGATGATACGGACCCCCGGATTGCAGGTCAAACTTGACCAACCGCGACAACCGCCTAACGGACGCGGCATTGGCACGATCCGGCCAGCCGCAAATCCGGTTTCACTGGGCCGATCTTCCGTCGGACGACAAATAGTTCATACGTATTAATCAATACCCCCCCTCCTGAGCCGATACCTACCTTATGGGCGAGATTACCTGCCAATAGAACCACAAAAAAGCCAACATTCCGGCAAATCTCCCGACCGCCCATACGGACCGTGGAGCCATAGAGTGAAAAGCCGCGCCATACGATTTCTTCCCGTCGACTTGCAGGGCATAGCTTTGATCGCCGCCATGATCGTTCTCCTGGTGCTCGGAGCGGTGAAGCTCAGCAACGTCGTTGCCGCGAATATGTTGCGCGCGGATGCGCAATCGACCTCCGGCAGTGGGGCCGCTGCGATCGAGCGCAGCACAGATATTCCTGCCCTAATCGCCGGAGCGACGCCGTCCGAAGAGACAAAAAACCTCCTCGAAGATGCCTCTCAGGATGGCGACATCTATCGCCTCCTCATCTGGAGCAGCTCCGGCCGCGTGGTTTTCGTTTCCGGGCGAAAGAGTCCCGCATCGGAACAGGCGAACATTCCCGAGGTCCGCAAAGAGAGAGTTGCAGGCGCCGTGGCATCCGGCAAAGCGTATACCGAAGCTTATGCCGGACATCCACCAGCGAGCCCGACGTATTTCGCCGATTCCTATATCCCGATCATGCGAAATGGATCTGTCGTCGGCGTGTTCGAGGTGTATCTCGATCAGACCGCCGACAAGGCGCTCTATGAGCGATCGCTTCTCCTCACGGAAAGCATCATTGCCATTGCGGTCCTGTTTGCAGGCGGGATCCCCGGATTTATGGTCTATCGCATGATGATGGCCCGCCGCGTGGCTCAGGCAGAGGCATTATTCCTGGCCGAGAACGACAATTTGACGCGCATCCCGAACCGAAAGGGGCTAGAAGAGGCGGCGGCAAGAGCCCTGTCATTGACCCGCCGCAATAAGACTCATGTCGCGGCCCTGTTCCTTGACCTGGATCGATTTAAAGATATCAATGACAGTTTTGGGCACGCTGCCGGCGATGAAGTGCTGCGGGCGCTTGCAAAACGTCTGGAGTCTGTCATTCGCAAAGAAGACATGGCGGCTCGGCTGGGAGGGGACGAATTCGTCATTCTGCAAGTGGGCATCGATCAGCCCGCCGGAGCCAGCTCTCTCGCGGAGCGACTCAAGAGGATTCTTTCCGAACCGTACGATATCGGCGGTTACGAAGTAGTCTGTGGGGCGAGCATCGGAGTTGCGATTGCTCCGACGGATGCCGAAACTTGGGATTCGCTGCTCTCCTGCGCAGACGTCGCTCTCTACAAGGCGAAGGCCGAGGGCCGCAATACCGTGCGCTTTTTTGAAGCTGGGATGGACGCTGCCTTCCGCGAACGCCGGCGGCTTGAGGCAGACCTGCGGCGCGCTCTGGAAACAAAAGCATTCCGAATGGAATATCAGCCGCTTGTCAGCTTTCGCGACGGCAACCTTCTTGGGTTTGAGGCCTTGCTACGCTGGCCAGAGGATTGGAAGCCGCAGCCACCAGCCGTATTTATTCCCGTTGCAGAAGAGTCTGGCCTGATCGTTCCCATCGGCGCCTTGGTGCTGGAGACCGCATGTAGAACGGCTGCCGCGTGGACGAAGCCTTTGAAGATAGCGGTGAACCTGTCCCCGGTCCAATTCCGGCACGGAGATATCGTTGCCGTTGTCCAGGAGGCTTTGCATGTCTCTGGACTTGACCCCGCCCGCCTGGAGTTGGAAGTTACCGAAAGTCTGTGGCTTCAAAACACAGATG
This sequence is a window from Acidicapsa acidisoli. Protein-coding genes within it:
- a CDS encoding putative bifunctional diguanylate cyclase/phosphodiesterase; protein product: MKSRAIRFLPVDLQGIALIAAMIVLLVLGAVKLSNVVAANMLRADAQSTSGSGAAAIERSTDIPALIAGATPSEETKNLLEDASQDGDIYRLLIWSSSGRVVFVSGRKSPASEQANIPEVRKERVAGAVASGKAYTEAYAGHPPASPTYFADSYIPIMRNGSVVGVFEVYLDQTADKALYERSLLLTESIIAIAVLFAGGIPGFMVYRMMMARRVAQAEALFLAENDNLTRIPNRKGLEEAAARALSLTRRNKTHVAALFLDLDRFKDINDSFGHAAGDEVLRALAKRLESVIRKEDMAARLGGDEFVILQVGIDQPAGASSLAERLKRILSEPYDIGGYEVVCGASIGVAIAPTDAETWDSLLSCADVALYKAKAEGRNTVRFFEAGMDAAFRERRRLEADLRRALETKAFRMEYQPLVSFRDGNLLGFEALLRWPEDWKPQPPAVFIPVAEESGLIVPIGALVLETACRTAAAWTKPLKIAVNLSPVQFRHGDIVAVVQEALHVSGLDPARLELEVTESLWLQNTDVVLDQLARLRGMGISIALDDFGTGYSSLTYLWKFPFDKVKIDRSFVTEMEIDLKASAIVSTIVALGRTLDLTVTAEGVETQAQANALCEAGCDQAQGYLFGRPLSLKAANELVNADRASSTGPPCSCFPSPINFKPTSA